Genomic segment of Zootoca vivipara chromosome 4, rZooViv1.1, whole genome shotgun sequence:
GAAACCATGGATTAGCCTTATGTGTGAACTCAGTCCAGTTTATTGGCAATGGTAAAAGTTTCTGATTAACCAAGGTTTGTAGCTGGGTTATAAACCTTGCTTAACGTCAAGCATAGCTTTGCATTGTATGTAAACCTAGACCACTTCCTTAACTATGGCTATGGAGCTGTCGCTCCCCAAAAGCTACTGGAGCTGAAGTTGGAAGAGCAACAAAAAATTCCAACTGTCCTCACTGGTGCTTTTAACTATTCTGTGATGTTAAACTTTGGTTATATGTGATCATCCGCCAGACACCTTAGTGTTAATGATGGTTTAGCATAAACAATGCTATGCTATGATGTCATAGGTAAAAATCAATTTTGTGCATTATTACTGACATCTTAGCTGCTACTTTGAATATATGTAGGTTGTCTGAATCTTAGGGAATAGGACTTTCAATCTAGGTATTTGAATATTTTTATATAGGAATATAAGAATTAAGAAAGGCAggataacagtgctttaaataagtCCACCTACAATTGGTTTCACTTTTCATGTACCTGCATTTGTTTAAGATACTGTATTTATATATCAGATTAATGCAATGTAGATCTTAAGTCTTTCAAAACTTGGATTGAAATTTAAGTAAGTCTCACACAAATGAGGGAGGGAGACAACCTATTGTCGGTGCAATGCTTTAGGAAATGAGGGTGCTTTTTGTTCCTTTATCtagtatttctttattttgctttaattcTCCTGCAGGTTGTGGGCAGCTTGATGAGAACACAATGGAGAAAATGGTGGAAGTCCTGGAACGTCACTGTCACGAGAACATGAACCATGCCATTGAGACAGAGGAGGGGCTGGGTATTGAATATGATGAAGATGTCATCTGTGATGTTTGCCGGTCCCCTGACAGTGAAGATGGGAATGATATGGTGTTTTGTGACAAATGCAACATCTGTGTGCATCAGGTTAGTGCTAGCAGAGGTTTTGAAAATGCTTCATTCTTTTGGGAATGGGATtacaatggaaccttggttctcaaacagcttagttgacgaacaaatcagaacccaaatgctgcaaacctggaaataaatgctttggtttgcaaactgtttttggaagccgaatttctgatgtggctgtcagctattgtttccggggtggcTGCACCAATTgcaagccgcgccttggttttttaacgtttcggaagtcgaacggacttctggaattgATTACTgtacattcgagaaccaaggtaccacagtagaATCTTTCTAGATAGCTTGCTCCAACACAACCTACCTGAAAAGCCATTGAAAAGGTGCAAGAAATCTGGCAGCCTCTGAAAAAGTGGGTCTAGAATTTTTGTTTTCCGACAGGGCTCTGTAAAATTTAACATGCAACTGCTTAAAAGAGACATGGATTGCTTTTGATCCAGTAATGTATTCAGAGGTCATGTAAATCCCCTAAATATTATGGGGAAAGTTATGAGCCATTGTGGTGTTGGAGCATTTGTCTGCCGTGCGCTTCTTCCTTTTCTGAAACCACATTTAGGGATATCAGCTAATTAAATTCCCTACAACAGGAAACAAATAGAGACGTGAAGGGTGAATTTTTAATCTTCATAAAATGATTCTTGTTAATGACAAGAGTAGAGCATGGTGCAGTGAGTGCACAGTGAGATAATGAGGGAAAGCTGATGTTTTAAATTTGTACCTAGAATTATGCCTATGCAAGAGTGCACTCTTATGACTCTTCTGGATTAATTTGGAATGTTCCAGAAATAACTGATAGGCTAATCCTTCTGGAGTCTTCCTTAGGCTATACAGACACCTTTCTAGGTCAGGGTATGCTGGTTCTAAATGCCACAGAGAGCTACTTTtctagattttgtgtgtgtgtgtgtgtgtgtgtgtgtgtgtgtgtctatgtgtgtgaGATACACACCAATAAATAGCAAGGTTTTGGGGTTAGGGAGGCGCAGCTACCATTGGCCAACCTTTCTGAGATCAGACCTTTggcttctttgtctttttgtagaAATTCTCTGTGCAGCACTATTAATAGTGTGTGTAACTCTTTACTTGTTAGGAAAGAGTTCCTTTCCTGTTTCGTGTTTAAGACATCTGGCAAATAGTTGAATTCTCCCAAAGTGGTTTTAGTGtgtagcatttaaaaaataaaaaactatgTTGGTACTGATATAAATCAGTGATGTCTCATTTCACTTATAGAGTCGTATAAAGCAGCAGTTTGTTTTTATCCTCAGGCATGCTATGGCATCCTAAAGGTTCCTGAAGGAAGCTGGCTGTGTCGTACTTGTGTTCTAGGTATACACCCTCAGTGTCTCTTGTGTCCAAAGAGAGGTGGGGCCATGAAAGCTACAAGGACAGGCACCAAGTGGGCGCATGTGAGCTGTGCTCTTTGGATTCCAGAGGTACGAATAAGAAGTGTTTTAGCCCATCTTTAAGTAGACTAGCATGGAAGTATTTGGAATGCAATCTTCCCCTGGTCACCTAGCTGCTGTAGCTGTTATATTTGCCTTTTTACAATATGCTGAAATATAATAGCTTGATAGCTCTTTTCTGGTCATGTCAGTCATAGTAAtccataatttattattatttttattattaggtAAGCATTGCTTGTCCAGAACGAATGGAACCAATTACCAAAGTGTCCCATATTCCACCAAGTAGATGGGCTTTAGTTTGCAGCTTATGCAAATTGAAAACTGGTGCTTGTATCCAGGTATGTGTTAATTCTGTATTGTGATCTTTGAGGCTGCAGAGCAGAAATTGCACGCTAGCAAACTCAACAGGTTCAGGGTGAAGGAACAACTGTCCTGTGCTGGGTGGAAGACAGATGCAGCAGAATAGCCTTTAGCAGTGTTTATATtttaaggacgcgggtggcactgtggtctaaaccacagagcctagggcttgctgatcagaaggtcggcggttcaaatccccgcgacggggtgagctcccattgttcagtctctgctcctggcaacctagcagttcgaaagcacgtcaaagtgcaagtagataaatagatactgctctggtgggaaggtaaacagtgtttccgtgtggtTTAACTAAAGCTTAGACACTACACTAGCTAAGTAGCACGATACAGGATTCACAGCTTTATGGCAGATACATAATTAAAGTAATAATGCAAGCTCTATACAAATGCTTGCATTATTACTTAAATTGTGGATCTGTCATGAAGCTGTGGATCCTATATCCTACCCTGCTACTTACTTAGCTACTGTGGTGGCTAAACGTTAGTTAAACAGTTTTTGCAGAAGTCAAGTTATCTTGCTTTGCACatcatgttaaaccatagttaggTTTAATATGTGGTTTAATGTGGATGAGCAGTGCACACTGCTCAAAGTTTCTAATTCACTTTCCCTCACAACTGGCCACAAACCATAAGCAACTTTACTTGTCTTGTCGCCCAAGCCCAGGGTCATTATTtgctttctctccaaacaaacctcAAGTGATAACCAAGCTTTGTTATTTGtttactgctcatggtttgttttgggGAAACCAACCACAAGCTCTGATTTGGATCGCATGTGAAGCCAAggcaggtattttttttaatcccgCCATGGTGCAGCCAGGAATGGGGAAAGAGCAAAGTGGGGACTTGATTAGCTTGCACAAGCATACTGCTCGGTCATGAAAAGCCATAGTTAAACATTACCTATGGCTTATTGTGatttcaaaacacagccattatGCCAAATTGCTGCTGAGGCTTTATCGTGAACCAAGCATTCCCCATGGTGTTGGAATGCTGGAGCTTATACAGAAGAAACAAATGATTGAATAGGCTGTTTTTCATTAACAGTGTGTGTTGCCTCTTCTGAAAGTGTATACCTGTATGCATAGCTTGTAACTCCTAAGATAAAGTACTTAAACATCAATCTTTTATAACCTGTATTTCTTAAGAATCTTTAGTGGAAcagaattgtttttgttttttgtctgaaGGTTACCATTCAGACTTCTAACCTGTGAATAAACAATCTTTAAAGTAAAGTTGTGTCTTCTGAACACCGCCTGTGAAACTCTGTGCACATGTGTAATAATAAAAGGCCTGTGATACTTTCTAAGCTTTCActggctggttttcttcctctgATGCTTACTGGTGGTGGTTTCCTTCACTCAACAGTGCTCCGTGAAGAGCTGCATTACTGCCTTTCATGTCACATGTGCCTTTGAGCAGAGCCTGGAGATGAAAACAATCCTGGACGATGGTGATGAAGTCAAGTTCAAGTCGTACTGCCTAAAACATAGCAAAACCAAGCAGAGCTTGATGCCCGACGCAGACGTTAATCCCAAGAGCACAGCAGACCAGAAGCAGACCGAGAGCGAGAAAACCAGTTTGCGTGCTCAGAAACTTCGGGAACTGGAGGAGGAGTTCTACTCCCTAGTGAGGATTGATGACGTCGCAGCAGAACTTGGCCTCCCTAAACTCACTGTGGACTTGATCTATAATTACTGGAAACTAAAACGGAAAAGTAACTTTAATAAACCATTATTTCCTCCCAGGGAGGATGAAGAAAACGGCTTGGTTCAGCCAAAAGAAGATAGCATTCATACTCGAATGAGGATGTTCATGCACTTGAGGCAGGATCTAGAGAGGgtaaggaggagaggggggaaagtggcAAACGATACCCTTATAAAGGAAGAAGTAGCTCACTGCAACAGGAATCGGGAAGGGGCAGATCAAGCCAACACTGTAGTGCTTATTTCTTATTATTCTATCTCCAGCAACTTCATCACTGTTCACCACAATCTGACAACCTCCACATTcgactattgcaatgcactcttatGTGCCACTACCCTTGAAGGctatttggaaactgcaactggtccaaaatgcagcaaccaGATTACTGGCTGATGTTCCATTTTAGAGCTCATACAACCTCAGTTTAAAAATAGCTGATGTGGttgccagtcccccccccctccaggttcACATCAAGGTGCTCACATTCATGTTTAAAGCTCTAAGTGACTTGCACCCTAAACAGCTGAAAGACCACCTTGGGTGTTAAATTTAGCAAAGGGCACTGTCTTGGTAGTACTTCCGCCTTCAGAAGTGCAGGGAATGGTGGCCCGGGAAAGggcttttccccctttcctgtgGCAGCTCTTCATTATACAGTATTTTGCTgttatgctgaagatgcacctctttgtcCTGACCTTGGCAGTTCAGGCAACCCATCTCTTCTGCTAAATCGATACTGTTCTGTCTGGAATGGCTTTACTAGTTTTTATCACCAcatctgtttttaatcttttatatatataattgtatattgtattgttgtaacCCTTCCTGGGGCCCTATGAGGAAGAGTGGGTGAGAAATCAAGTAAGCAAGCAATTACATAATGGAGGCTGGTGGAGAGAAGAAATGGGAATGGCAAGAAGCTAAGTAGAAGTAGGATCAGCCAGATGCTGGGTTCATCCTACGACTTGTGGTGTGCCATGCTACCTTGCTGTATGGCCAGTATGTCAGCTGATGCTGTGCATGGCTGTTCTTCTGTAGCAGTCACCAGGTTGCTTTCCTCAAGTGTCACTGAGGTTTCTCCTTCATTACAACACTCTTTGCAATTTACAGTCGGAGGCTGATTCTGCGCCCATTGGCTCATTTGCATGCCTGAGATGGGGTCAGCGTTACTGATGGGGCCATATATTGACTCATAGTAAGGAGGCTACAGTAGACCCTATTAAGGATCCTCCGCAGGCGTCATCCTCATTATATAGCTGTGGCTTTAGGAACCTTCTACCTGCTAAACAGGGAGACTAGCCCAGCCTGGGAAACCAATAGTCACCTGATAACCTTTTTAAAGCACTTGAGAATGTTTTGCAGGTGGATGGTTCAGAAGGGACTAGAGTTAACGTTGAGTATATTAAAGGCATAACGGAGAAAGAGTTCAAGCATTAACACtgcaaaatgaataataaaacatGCAGATCATTTAAGTATACAGATTCTAAATACAGGAAACTCCAGTTTTACGCACGACCAATATGTGTGCCatcgcacacacacgcacagtgccaaacctggaagtgatccaGAAAcgtcataaagacaccactgaAACTAAAAGGGCAGAACTGGTTGTTTGCTGTCTTTCAATGGGTTTCCCATTGCATCTCATGCAAATGCTCAATGACTCAGAACCCAACTCCCACATATATGGGGGCTGTAATATTGTAATTTATCATTGAATATTATCCCAAGTATTGACTTCGGTATTTCTGGAAAATATgttaaaaggttttaaatagggggatttttttcttttgttttttgcttttttccctgTAGGTAAGAAATCTTTGCTACATGGTAAGCAGAAGAGAGAAGTTAAAACTTTCTCACAGCAAAGCACATGAGCAGGTTTTTAATTTGCAAGTCCAGCTTATCAATCAGGAAATTGCTGCAGGTAAGGAATGCAAAACAAGCCTGGTTCGGATGATCATAtctgaggtttttaaacaaatatacgCATGAGCCTTTTTACTTACACATGCAATCCCCCTTTCCTTATTTGTGTAAGCAGTGATTAAGTCAGGAAgtaattaaccatagtttcatgttttgtccaaaccaggaaactatagCTACCATATTGAGAACAAATTGGAGTATTAAACCAGCTTGGACTATGGTTTAATATCCTGGCATATTCTGAAGTTGataaccatagtttcctgatTAGGACATAACAAGAAAAAATGGTATGGGTAATTGCACGCTTACTGGTCTGATTGCAGTGTGGCACAAAGGGTCTCTGTATGTGCAGGCAAAACACTTGTGCGTAACTTGGCTTAATAAGATGAGATTTGATTGTCCCAATATGACCATGTCTACTTTAGATCTTTGCTATGTGTTGATAGCTTCCAGAGCCTTTTTAAACATGCTTTTCTAGGATTGTTAATTGTAAAATCCCCTTTCAGCTATTCCAGAAATGCATGTTATGGGTTATCTATATGGCATAACTTTTTAttaatgcatttattatttttattattaatattattaataataataatataaaaatttatttataccctgcccatctggctgggtttccccagccactctgggcggcttacaacagaaaaatgaaataaaacaattaaacattaaaagcctccctaaacagattTAATGCAGTAAATCTAAGTTGTGTTCTAGACATTAGTAAGAAGAATACACTAGAATATGCAAATACTACAAACTTAGTAGTGTTTTCCTACTACTATGTTCTTAAAATCTCATGCTCCTCTGCTTTGGGAAGGCTAGATAGAGCCTTAATATGTGACCAGGCATTCAAGAAACATCTAGTAGCATATAATTTTTTAACACTTTCTTGAATCTATTAtcaaggaaacaaggaaaaaggAACTTTCCTTAATTGCAAATCATATTATAAACTTACAGGTTGCTACATTTAAATAGTTCTATAATaggtgcatattcctgaattgcaagaggttggactaggtgatccacagggtcccttccaactcgtatGATTCTATTAAGTTCTGTGGAGATGTGCTGCATACATTTGCATGATGAAATCTGCCTCTTAAATATATTCTCACacatccctttccccccctctataGGCCATTCTCTGACAAGTGCACTGGAAAACACACTGTTTTATCCACCTCCTAGAATCACCTTGAAGCTTAAGATGCCAAAATCAACATTAGGTGATTGCAAAAATAAATTGAAATCTGGTAAACCACTTTCTCCTGACAACAATGTTGTGGTTTACAGCAAAAAGGGTATTCCAGTATCCAAAGAGACTTTTGTTTCCAATATGAAAGCCTACTCGAGGTTTCAgcatgaaaacagaagcaatggcTTACTGGGAGGGATGGTGAAGTCTAGGAATGAAGCAGCAAAGAATTCTGGACCTGCACATACATCAGACTTCCATCGCAGACAGTCGTCTGGCAAACCCTTAGCACTTCAAGCTGCATTGCATGGACAGTCCTGCATTGGGAACGGGAAAATTCAGCAGCACTCTAATCTAGCAAAGTCTAATGGCTTAATGGGCAGAGTTGGGGATGTCACTCAGCGAGACAGCTCTAGCCAAACGACATACGAGCAGCAGTCTGTGCTCTCTGCCCACTTGGCTAGCCAGAGCAGCTTCAGGAAATCAACCATAGAACACTTTAGCAGGTCCTTCAAAGAAGCGACCAACAGTTTGGTGAGGACCACGGAAGATCTCAGATGCTGTGAAAAGCCCTCAAGAAGGCTGTCGATGAGAGAGCGTTCGTGGGGCAAGCAAACTCTTGAATATCAGATGGGGAGCGCCCC
This window contains:
- the JADE3 gene encoding protein Jade-3 isoform X2, whose protein sequence is MKRHRHLSSSDSSDNESPSTSFSFCSKYRSKSKTPANEQKKPAEVFRKDLISAMKLPDSHHINTDEYYLFADTWKQEWEKGVQVPASPDTIPQPSLRVVAEKVKQVLYTRPRKYIRCSSQEPTEPGYINILELAESMCRYDLDDMDIFWLQEVNEELAEMGCGQLDENTMEKMVEVLERHCHENMNHAIETEEGLGIEYDEDVICDVCRSPDSEDGNDMVFCDKCNICVHQACYGILKVPEGSWLCRTCVLGIHPQCLLCPKRGGAMKATRTGTKWAHVSCALWIPEVSIACPERMEPITKVSHIPPSRWALVCSLCKLKTGACIQCSVKSCITAFHVTCAFEQSLEMKTILDDGDEVKFKSYCLKHSKTKQSLMPDADVNPKSTADQKQTESEKTSLRAQKLRELEEEFYSLVRIDDVAAELGLPKLTVDLIYNYWKLKRKSNFNKPLFPPREDEENGLVQPKEDSIHTRMRMFMHLRQDLERVRNLCYMVSRREKLKLSHSKAHEQVFNLQVQLINQEIAAGHSLTSALENTLFYPPPRITLKLKMPKSTLGDCKNKLKSGKPLSPDNNVVVYSKKGIPVSKETFVSNMKAYSRFQHENRSNGLLGGMVKSRNEAAKNSGPAHTSDFHRRQSSGKPLALQAALHGQSCIGNGKIQQHSNLAKSNGLMGRVGDVTQRDSSSQTTYEQQSVLSAHLASQSSFRKSTIEHFSRSFKEATNSLVRTTEDLRCCEKPSRRLSMRERSWGKQTLEYQMGSAPYQDNDGYCPDLELSDSEAESDENKGQIRLRKSSSEREVPSKDFNRDCHSRSKRNLISHSSVQR
- the JADE3 gene encoding protein Jade-3 isoform X1; translated protein: MHSYGKPQLARQVFRKTNSSSEATSPRKILSLSEKFVLQGVHLARHHYAGKLPLENPLSFCTISPGSINLCMVLLCVFMACDEFNQRYLFSLGCVRMKRHRHLSSSDSSDNESPSTSFSFCSKYRSKSKTPANEQKKPAEVFRKDLISAMKLPDSHHINTDEYYLFADTWKQEWEKGVQVPASPDTIPQPSLRVVAEKVKQVLYTRPRKYIRCSSQEPTEPGYINILELAESMCRYDLDDMDIFWLQEVNEELAEMGCGQLDENTMEKMVEVLERHCHENMNHAIETEEGLGIEYDEDVICDVCRSPDSEDGNDMVFCDKCNICVHQACYGILKVPEGSWLCRTCVLGIHPQCLLCPKRGGAMKATRTGTKWAHVSCALWIPEVSIACPERMEPITKVSHIPPSRWALVCSLCKLKTGACIQCSVKSCITAFHVTCAFEQSLEMKTILDDGDEVKFKSYCLKHSKTKQSLMPDADVNPKSTADQKQTESEKTSLRAQKLRELEEEFYSLVRIDDVAAELGLPKLTVDLIYNYWKLKRKSNFNKPLFPPREDEENGLVQPKEDSIHTRMRMFMHLRQDLERVRNLCYMVSRREKLKLSHSKAHEQVFNLQVQLINQEIAAGHSLTSALENTLFYPPPRITLKLKMPKSTLGDCKNKLKSGKPLSPDNNVVVYSKKGIPVSKETFVSNMKAYSRFQHENRSNGLLGGMVKSRNEAAKNSGPAHTSDFHRRQSSGKPLALQAALHGQSCIGNGKIQQHSNLAKSNGLMGRVGDVTQRDSSSQTTYEQQSVLSAHLASQSSFRKSTIEHFSRSFKEATNSLVRTTEDLRCCEKPSRRLSMRERSWGKQTLEYQMGSAPYQDNDGYCPDLELSDSEAESDENKGQIRLRKSSSEREVPSKDFNRDCHSRSKRNLISHSSVQR